The genomic interval TCTTAATTGTTTTTGCAGCTCAACTTCTAGGGTTTACAAGTTACATACCCGCTTATGCAAGTGTGCGAGGGCGCGACATTCTTAGGGGAGCGAATTATGCATCGGGAGCAGCTGGGATTCGGGATGAAACTGGCAACAACCTGGTAATTAATGAATCAGAATATATAGCACTTGATCCTAGCTAGCTTGTGTAAATctttttaattagttatttaattttgttagggTTAGACTCGTTAATCAGCCATAGATAGTAGAAGAAGAACACACAAATAACCCAATCAACTAACCTACATCAAAACAAGGATCGATATATAATCTAGTCAAACAATGATACTTAAGATTCATGAGCTTTTGAATGAAAAACTACAAACTGCATGTATAACATTTGAGATTTTTTGAATTCGTTCTTAGATTTGGTTTCCTGTTCCTACCTGGTTTTGATTTTCTTGATCAAAACCAACTACATATATACGTACTCTcctttgattttgagtttgaaGAAATGTATACCCAACAAAAATTTGCTTGATATCGTGTTGTAGGGCGATCACGTACCGATGAACCGACAAGTAGCCAACTATGCAACAACAGTGAGGCAGATAAGTAGGTATTTCAGAGGGGATATCAATGCTCTGAGTGGCTACCTCAGCAAATGCATATTCTACTCCGGCATGGGAAGCAACGACTATCTCAACAACTACTTCATGACCGACTACTACCCCACTCATTCACAGTTCACCCCGCCGGACTACGCCGCCGCTCTGCTCCAAGATTATTCTCGCCAACTCACAGTcagtctatatatatacatatatatatgtgcatataaaaCCCCAGCACTAGTACTAGTACTACTTGGTATTTCATGGCTGTTTGGATTTTACTCTGGCCTGTGAAACCAAGCTGTTTAATTATTGCGTGTGTGATTGGCTAGGAATTGTACAATTTCGGAGCTCGAAAAATAATCGTCACCGCGGTAGGCCAGATCGGTTGCATACCTTACCAGTTAGCCCGCTACAACGGCAACGATAGCCGGTGCAACGAAGAAATCAACAACGCCATCATCCTCTTCAATTCCGGCCTCCGAAAGCTGGTGGATGGCTTCAACAAGGGCCAGTTGCCCGGAGCAAAGTTCGTGTATTTGGATTCTTACCAAAGCACCAAAGACGTAGTGCTGAATGGCAAATCTTATGGTGATGATATTACTCATTAATCATTtgcatgattgattgattctatatatgtatatgatgttTTATGAATTTGGGCATCTGATTAATTACTTGCTGCCTAGTTAAAACAGTGTAAGTTACTTGTTAATATGCAGGATTTGAAGTGGTGGACAAAGGGTGCTGTGGGGTGGGGAAAAACAACGGGCAGATAACATGTCTGCCGCTGCAATCCCCGTGCGACGACCGCACGAAATACTTGTTTTGGGATGCCTTTCATCCGACGGAGGCCGCTAATATTGTGTTTGCTAAGCAATCATACgcttccaagtcaagatcttaTGCGTATCCCATAAATATACAGCAATTGGCAAtgctctaattaattaatgctttCAGATTAACCAGCCTAGCTagccctatatatatatatttcaacaagTTCTCTGGTGCTTAAGCtgatcatatacatatatatatg from Diospyros lotus cultivar Yz01 chromosome 8, ASM1463336v1, whole genome shotgun sequence carries:
- the LOC127808289 gene encoding GDSL esterase/lipase At1g33811, which encodes MHASEMRSLRKLVLAELAALLWLTATACSQFQQQPQVPCFFIFGDSLVDNGNNNGILTLARANYMPYGIDFPQGTTGRFTNGRTYVDALAQLLGFTSYIPAYASVRGRDILRGANYASGAAGIRDETGNNLGDHVPMNRQVANYATTVRQISRYFRGDINALSGYLSKCIFYSGMGSNDYLNNYFMTDYYPTHSQFTPPDYAAALLQDYSRQLTELYNFGARKIIVTAVGQIGCIPYQLARYNGNDSRCNEEINNAIILFNSGLRKLVDGFNKGQLPGAKFVYLDSYQSTKDVVLNGKSYGFEVVDKGCCGVGKNNGQITCLPLQSPCDDRTKYLFWDAFHPTEAANIVFAKQSYASKSRSYAYPINIQQLAML